AGCCATTGTTAGAAACGCCCAACCCAGTGGTGGTAAATAACCGCGTCCGCCACTGACGTGATGTTCACACTGCACCTCCTGCGACGGGCTCTGGAATTCTATTGAGAGGATACCAGGTTATCTGGTCTCTTCAGTATATCATCAGCCGATTGGTTTGGTGACTGGAGTAATCGAGATCGTCGTACTGGCTTGCGCAATTTGGCAATGATCTCTGGCGTCAACTTGATCCATCTGGGCCCACCAGGAACCGTTTGAATGCTGCCCAAACGACCGGACTTACACCAATTACCAATGGTGGAATCGCTGACGTTCAACAACTCGACTGCTGCCTGGGTAGAATAGCGTCCGTCTCCTCGTTGCCCACTGGGGCAGGCAGAGGGCGCATCTGGACAATCAGTTGGAATGTCATAACGGTGACGCACCCAACGTACCTTTACGCCGGTGAAGGGCTGACCGACACCAGTGGTGATACCTTCCTGGTTGAGCAGCGTGGCAATCTGGCGATCAGTGTGGATGGGAGCCAATTCACGAATGCGGTCAATGGCGGCAGAAGAAGTGCGCTGAATTTCAAAGATGTTTTTCGGGCGGGCGATATCGAGTTCAGATAAGGCTCCTGTTTGCCAGCGGATACCAGCGTGGATGGTGTTTTCTTGTTTTGTGAGAGTAACATCTTTGATCAAGAAACGTAAAAGTTGCTTGCGTTCAGCATACGTTGTGGTAGCAGCATGCCAGACTGTTGAAAGATCCTGAGCCAGGGCAAGAATGCGCTGTCGCTCTTCGGGACTAGCGACCAGAGTTGATGGTCTGGGTAAGGATGTATATTCGCGCTCCAGGCGTTCAATCTCGACCAGTCTCTCGTTCCAGTCCCGTTCCAGATTGCGGGCCACGAGACGGTTCTCGGGGTCAATGGCGCAAAAGCGTCTTTTTGCAAGTTCGGCATCATAGCGAGCACGTTCGATGCGCAGTTGCCACTGGTGGTCAATTTGCTTGGTACGGACTTCGATTTGCTCTAGGGCAGCTATGGATACGGTCAACTGGGCAGAACGCATAGCTTCCAGGAAGAGCTGCGTCACACCAGCATCCACACCATCGCCGCGGATGATTTGACAAGTTGGTTCAGCAAACTGATGATAGGCTTGCTGACATTTGTAAACGGGAGTGACGCCGTTATCAAGATAGCGGATTGTCATTCTTCTGCCACAGCGCCCACACAAGACAATGCCTTGCAGCAAAGCTGTTCCTTCCCGCACGGCTCCCCGGCGATCTTCGCTTCGAAAGGTGCGGTTGTCGTCGAGACGTTGCCGATTGCGTAGATACTGGTCCCAGGTGATGTAGCCAGGATGAACGTCCAGTAGAAGGATACGCCAGTCATCCGGATTGGGGTGACGAGTGCGCTTCTCAACCGGTCTGGTTTCACCCGGCAAGGTCTGGAGGCGCGACTGTGATCGGCCGTAGGCATACGCACCTGCATAAGTTGGGTTGTGCAGTACACTCAAAACTCGGCGCTGACCTAAGGGCTTCCAGATCAGTTCGTCCTTGCGGCTGCCTCCCCGAAGACGCGTTGGAAAGAGCAGGCTATGGGTCTTGAAGTACCTGATCACAGACATGGCAGACTGAAGTTCATCAAATGAATCAAAAACAAGCTGTATGGCTTGTTGAACTTGTTCATCAGGGTCAAAGATCACCTTGCCGGTGGTATCGTAGACCAGCCCGGTCGGCAAGGGTAAGCGCAGTTGGCCTTGCTGGGCTTTTTTCAACTTACCACCCAAGAGCCGACTGCGCAACCAATGCAGCTCCGCTTCGCTCATCGTGCCCTTGAACCCTAACAGCAAGCGGTCATTGTACTGGCTGGGATCATATATCCCTTCTTCATCAACAACCAGAGTGTTTGTCAGGGCACTAATCTCAAGGAGACGATACCAATCACTACAAGAGCGCGCCAGCCGAGAAGCTTCCAGGCTGAAAACGGCCCCGGCATGACCCAGTCCGACTTCAGCAACCAGATGCTGGAAGCCATCCCGACCAGCAGCGGAGGCTCCTGAGAGACCCTGATCCTGATCGACAACCACTATCTGCTCTCGCAACCAACCCAAGTCGAGGGCCCGCTGAACGAGATCATATTGGCGAGCCTTGCTGCCAATATTCCGTGTAACCTGCGCCAGAGTTGACTGGCGAACGTAAATCAAGGCTTGGCGTTCCAGGTGTTCAGGTAGGATTTTTTGTGCGTAGTGAGGGGATAGCATAGGTGACCTCCTTCCCGGATGCATCGATTTGTTGAACGATCAACTTGAACACCATCTGGGCCATGAGACGAATGACTTGCGTCTGACGGTCAGCGGCCAGCTGTACCCAAACCTTGGTAAGGGACTCATGATGATCGGTTAGGGATGGACGAGACATGACTTCACCTCCTATGATGCCTTGGCTATTTGATTGTCTTGATCATAGCCTTGGTCACCGGGATGGCAAGCCTCTTCTCCTGTTCCCCCTTGAGGAAATCGCTCCTCTTGGCGTAGATGCTCAATGAGTTTGGTGGCTCGGAGCAGACCAAAGAAATCTAGTAGGTGTGGTGGTGAATACGACAATGCCTCGCTGTCTAATGGAACGGCGTAGTCGGTCCAACTCATAGCGACCACGACACGAAGACCATCACCGGTCTGAACAATGATGTCCGGATCTTCACCACGATATTTGCGGATGATTTCAACCTGCTGACCGCACCGTGGATGGTATGGATGAGTGATAGTTATAATTTGGGAAGGATCTTGAGATAATGGGGTAGTTTGCGATTTAGATCCTGGCCGATGGGGACGCCCTGGCATTGAGCAACCGCCGCCTTACGCAAATCCTCGCTGCACTCCAGGCAGCCCTTCCCAAGCTTGAACGCGTGGGGGCTTACGCCAACGCCAAAAACCTCTTAGGCAAGAGCCAGGCAGAACTTGAAATACTGGTTCAGCAGGGGTTAGGGATTGTCTATCTCGGCCTGGAGAGCGGGAACGACGAGATTTTATCGCGCATCGACAAGGGCGCAACCGCCGCTGAGATGGTCTCCGCAGTTCGTAAAGCCAAGCGCGCCGGACTTCTCGTTTCGATCATCGGCATCCTGGGCATCGGCGGCCCTGAGCTATCCGAACACCATGCGGAGCAGACCGGCCAGATTGTCAGCCAAATGGACCCCGATTACTTCTCCATGCTGACCCTGATGCTCGTCCCGGGCACAAAACTTCACAGTCAATGGCAGTCGGGGGAATTTCAATTGTTGGAACCAGAAGAAATGTTAGCGGAACTGCGCCAGGTTATCGGGCACACAGACGGTCTCACTCAATGTGTATTCCGCACCAATCACGCATCCAATTACTTGCCCCTTAAGGGAACCCTGCCCCAAGATAAAAAACGCCTGCTGCAAACCCTGGACGCCTCGCTGGCACAGGGAAAAGGTGCGCTCCGACCCGAATCCTGGCGGGGGTTGTGACAGCGACTTAGCTGATTTTGCCATACTTTTGCTCAAGTCGGCGTCCCCGCAGACGAGGACGTCTGCTAGAGCAAAGTGTTTAGCACCAAGAACTATCTATCCCACTTTCTCCACATAGCGTACCCCCTCCATACCTTCGAAATCCTTGTCCTGAGTCCATAACATGGCTGTGTGGGCGCGTACTGTGGCCAAAATGATGCTATCAGTCATCGCCAATTTTGTTTCTGCAGAGATTTGTGCTGCATCAATTGCGATCTCGCGAGTCAATTGGACTGCATTTCCAAGCGACATGATCCCTATTGCCATCAGTGCATCTTCTTCATTTCGTTGATTGAGAAACCGTTTGAATACCTCATACATGCAAATCGTCGGCACAATCAACTTCCCAACATCGCGAATGGGCGGGGCAAAGAAATCCTTATTCCGTTCCCCAGCCAGATATTCTAGCCAACCCGAAGAATCGACTACATTCATATCTCCCGGTCTACCTTTTCGCGTTGGGGATCAGTATCAATACCTTTGAACATCCCTTCAGCTTCTGCAATCGGCGGAACAATAGCCACGCGGAGTGTGTCATTGTAGGGAATAAACATGATTTTCTGCCCCGGCTTGAGTTTGAATTGTTCGCGAATGGGCCGAGGTATCACAACCTGATATTTAGATGAAATCGTTACTGCGTCCATGCGCTTTACATCTCCTTATCGATCAGAATTCGTAAAGCGATTTTACCATATCATGACTCACGCACTGGCGCGGAAAGGTCCGAAAATAATGGGGTTGCCGCTTTACTCATTTCTGTGTATTTCGGTGATCTGAATTTCAGGGCTAACAATTGTCGGTGAAACGCCTTCAACCGAGATCATCGCTGACACATCGGTCACTTTTGGCGAAATTGGCTGCACCTGCGGTGTGATCGAGACAACCGAACGCGGGTCGAGGGATTCTATCGGGTCAACATCCCCGCCTACAAAACCTTCAGTATTCACTTTGGCCACCAAGAAATCCCCGGCGGGGTCGATCATCCTGGTCACACCGGCCATGATATAACCGCCCTCCGTTGGTTTGATCTCTTCGATTTCGTCCAGCCCGGCTTCGCCGAAAATCCGCGACCACAAATAATTACCATCCTTGTCGAATTTGACAATCAAAACATCTCCCCCATGCTCTGGGAGAGTCAATTTACCGCCAGCGATGAAACCATCATCCGTTTCGTTCATCGTCCAGCCGACATCCTCGCCAGGACCATCCACCATCGTGCTCCACACAAGATCGCCCTGGGAATTGAGCTTGATCCCAAACAGCGCCCCACCCCCTTTGGCCCCGAAGGATCCCGTCCGATCCCCAAAGGCAAATCCGCCATCACGGGTCACGCGCACCCCATCCCAGTTGATCCCCTCCCCGGCGCTGCCACCAATCGTCTTGGCCCAGATGACATTTCCCTGAGGATCAATCTTGATCAGCCCGGCGTCCGCGTTCGCATCCCCAGCCCCAAAGGACCAGATCGTCCCCCCAATCACATAGCCCCCCTCCACTTGGACAATTCCGCTGCCGACATCATCTTCAATGCCACCGTACGTCTTGGCCCAATCCAAAGTGCCATCGGATTTCAGCTTGACAACCAGCAGATCCTTTTTACCAGCCCCAAAGGAATCCGTACTACCCATGGCGATATAGCCATCATCAATTTCCAAAGTTGTCATCCCACCTTCGGCCCCTGCCCCGCCGATAGCCTGGCTCCAGTCTAGATCACCGTTAGCATCAAGTTTGACGATGAACATATCTGTCTTCCCAGCCCCAAAGGACAGCGTCGTGCCGGTGAGCAAGAACCCGCCGTCAGATGTTGGGCTGACAGAATAGCTGCCGCGCTCATCTCGCGGACCGCCTATCACTCTGCTCCACAAGAGATAGCCATCTTTATCGAGCTTGATGACCAAAAAATCATGTGAGCCATCCCGGTTGCCGCCACCATCGCCAAATCCATAAGAACTGGTCATACCTACAACAACAACTCCATCCTCGGTTTCATGAAAAGATGGCGCGTAATCGCGGCCTTCGCCCCCAATGGCGATGATCCAATAGGATTGATCCGTTTCTTGTGGAATTTCTTCGGCAATTTGCTCGGTGACTTCGACAGGGCTTGAAGCTACCGCAGGTAAATTACAGGCCAGGATTACAAAGGATACAAAAATAATTCGCAGAATATTGGTGAGTCTCTTTGAGTTAACTTTCATAGCATCCTCCTATCTTTATTTGGGAATTCCTCATAACCAATAAACGGCATGGTTCAATATATGAGAATCTAGCTTTACAAATCAGCATCAGGAGAAAACACGAATATGCACGAATTGGCCGAATGACACGAATGTGTCATTCGTAAGCATTCGTGATACCAACAGCATGTGACGCTAATTTGTAAAGGTGTTTTTGGCTTAAACTGAGCCATATCCAATAAACTTACATTCAGTAACAGTATACATCAAGAAGTTCTCGAATATGTAGAATTTCTTAAAAACCAATCTTCCTTTCACACGCCCGTTATAGCATACTTGCACACATTTTTATATGAATCAAAAAATCCTTGCTTATCGCAAGGATTTTTTCCTAACGCTTCGCATCACAGGGCGTCAAAAGCAAAGCGTGAACGATTATCGCTTTTACGGCCGCTAAATGTTTTTCCTGCTGAACCGGTCAAGATCCCCGCCCCTTCCGTCAGTGGATCCTGAAACTGCCCCCCAGCAATCAGTCCGGCCTGATGTGCCCCATCATAAACAAACATGCCACCCCATTCAGCGATCACATCGCTCATTTCACGTACAGGCAGCGGGAAGAGCGTCATCGACATCCCCATAACCACCAGTTTGGGTTGCACCTTGCGCGCTAGCTTTGCGAAGGCATCTAAATCCACTTCCAATTTTTCCGGATCATAGGGCACATCCACAATCTTCAGACCGCGTGTACCGGCTGGGCCATCCTGACGGTTGCTGGAATGACCACCAAAGGGCTGAGATGCTGTCATTACGGTATCGCCTGGTTGAGCCAAAGCGTGATATACCGCCAAATTACCCAGCATACTCCCCATCAGGCGATGGTCGGCATAGCGACAGCGGAAGGCTGTCTTCAGTAATTCCACACACAAGGCTTCGACTTCATCAATATACTGCGTACCTGCAAACCAACGATTGACTCGGCCAATATGACCCTCCGCTGCACGCGTGCCAATCTCGGATGAGAGTAAGGCTCGAACCGTTGGGCTGGTGGGGGCTTCTGGAGCCAGCAGGTTGAGGCAGCGCTTGCCGCGCCACTCTTCATTTCGCTTGACAACTTCAACCACCGCATCTGCCCAGGCTTTGGGCGATTCGGTGCTGTTCATGATGGCTCTGGCTTTGGCTAAAACGTCTTTGTCATGCACCTCAAAGGAAGATACCATTGTTTCGTTAGTCACGTTAAATTTCTCCTTGTCTTTGCTGATTATTTTTGTTGCTGCTCTAAACTTCAATCACAGAAACTGTTATTTTGAAATCCGTCACAATGAACGATAGTTAATCTAGGCGTTTTTTGCATGCACGGGTTCCAGCACTTGCTCATTCACTTTCAGTTGAAATATATCAGGCCGGGAATAATGTCCGACCACATCAAAATCAAGTTTGGCTCTCACGATTTCCCCCATGTCCAGATCGGCATACAAAATACCTTCCTGATCATATAGCGGGCCAGCGATGATTTCGCCAAGTGGCGAAACGATAACGCTGCCGCCACGGCACATGACTTCGGGTTGAGCGGACAGTTCTGAATGATCCCGCAAGTCGGTTGGATACATAGCTTTTGTCACATACTGATTGCAGCCCAGGACAAAGCAGCGCCCCTCACAGGCAATGTGACGCAGCGTGGCTTGCCATGTCTCACGCGAATCCGCGGTTGGGGCCAGATATATTTCCACCCCTTTGCTATACAAGGTCATGCGCGCCATGGGCATATAATTTTCCCAGCATATCAACCCGCCAATTTTCCCGATTCCTGTTGATAGCACAGATAACGTACTACCATCCCCTTCACCCCATATCAACCGTTCAGCACCGGTGGGTTTTAGCTTTCGATGCTTACCGATGATTTTTCCATCAGGGCCAAAATAAAGCAACGTGCAATAGAGTGTTCCGCCTCCAAATTGGGTATCTCGCTCAATAACGCCGATTGCCATGTATACTCCGGCTTCACGAACTGCTGATCCCAAAGCATCTGTAGCTGGGCTGGGGATTTCAACGGCATTATCCCAGTATGTTTGCCACAAGTATCGGCCTTCTGGCTTTCGACTGCCAACGACCATTCCAAAACTCAATCCACGCGGATATGCGGGAATCAATGCTTCTGGAAAAAGCACGAATTTAGTGCCCTGTGACGCGGCTTCACGAATGAACTGACAAGTTTTTGTAACTGTGGCTTCTCGCTCAAACAGAATAGGGGCTGCTTGTACTACAGCAACTTTTACGGAGGCGTGTCCGCTGGTCATGTTTGTATTTCTCCTATAGGCCTGTTGGTTTGGCAGTTTTTTATGGCTGAATGGGCGTCTGCGACGACGGCTTTTATTTTATTTTTCACCTCGTATAACTTGATCCCGCCCAATAAAATCGCCGCCGCCCGTATCCACATCACCTTCGATGTATGCCCCACCTTGGGTATTGATCTCTTTGTAGACCATGAAGAATGTACGTCCAGCATTATCCCCCAAACCCTGGCTTTGTAGAAACGCCCTGGCTTTTTCCGGGTTCAGTTTGCCCGCCATCAGATCAGGCAGACCAAATACAGCACCGGCAAAGCGCGGTTGGATTTCATCGAAATCGATAACGATGATCCCTTTATGTTGTTCGATCACATAGAATTGCTTTAACCATCGCACAGAACGCGCCAGGCCATCCCGGCTGGATGGATCGAAAGTAGCGTAGGTAGCATAAATACCCTGACGTTGCTCAAATTCTCCCACGAAGGAAATCGCCGCGCTAACGGTGAATTTCTCAACACCATCTCTGGGTGCTGATAAATCCTGTATCTGATCAACGTGCAAATACAGTTGGGGAATTTCTCGATGACCCTCAAATGGGAATTTGCTTATAATCAATGTTCTCCCAATAATATTCTCAGGCTACGCAGTGCAGAGCCGCGCTGTAACTCATCGTGGAAATATTGATTGCGGTAATTCCGCAAACAATTGTAACAACTGGTTTCCTCACCACATTCACATTGATCAAGACGGTTGTGCGCGGCTTCAAAGGCTGGGCGCAAGTTCTCATAAATTCGTAAGACATGTCCGGCTCCACCAGGAACATTATCATACAGCACTAACGACGGCGATTGTCCTCTTGGATAAACTGTACCCTCTATATCGTTTCGGCTGATCCCTAGCGCTTCGCTAGCCCCATCCAGCAGGGCATACAACAAAGAATAGGTATGTGTTTTACCCGAGGCGGGTAGCGTTGTCCGAAGTTCCAACACATCTGTCATGAACCGGTGACCCAGATGATAAGTATGGAATGCCCCTTTACAGCTTTCGCCATTGAGTGGATTATTGTGAGTACCTTTCATGCGCGTTGAGGTTAGCGGAATCGGTTCAGCATACCCGCAAAAGCCACAAATGCGGAAGCCGCGCCCCCATCCATTGTTGACAACCGCCAGCCACCCGTGGCGAGAATATCGCTTGTACACTTGAACGTTGCTGGAAGATACACGCTGATCCAATTCTTCTGACTCGTCTATTAATTCATCGGAGTCAGGTAAGCGGTAATCAGCGAAAAAGACCCGGCTGGCATAAATACGTTCAGGCGGAGTTTCTCCCGGGGAACGGGTTTTATTGCCAGCAATAAAACCATGTTCGGGGACAATGAAATTCCCGCGCATTTCCGGGTGATCGGATAGCAAATTGCCGCAGCCCTGGCATAGCGTGGGCGGTTCGCTGATGGCGTAGTGAAAACGATGACATTCGCCACACACCACATATTTAAAAGGCTCCCAGGCGCGATTGGGCAATTTTCGTATCCCCTGACTTCGCCAGACGACTTTGGCAGCCACCACTTCGCTACCCGGTGCAAACTCGGAAATTGCCATGCGCAGATCCCGATTCAGTTCAATCCGATTAGCGTTCCGGATCGTGAGATGATCCGTTTTTAGTTCAACCACATCAGTTGGAAAACCATACTTGGGCAAAACGTTGTAAGTGGCCAGGAAACCTATTAACTGACGACCCCGAATCTGTTTTTGAACGCTAGCAAAATACCCGGCCTGTTTGTATTTTCGTTTTCCTGCGGCTTCATCTTCCAATTGGGCAAATTCTTCCAATTCAGATGTGAGGGTCAAGCGAGCTTTATCCAGTGTCCCTTTTTCATCTGCATTGAATAGCGCGGACTTCCACAGCCACACATCTATACCGATGATTTTGTGCAAATCTTTTGGCACCACACGCTGGAGAGCCTGTTGTAAGGTTGGGGGTTTGGTCTCGAGAAATTCGGCTAATAACTCCGGTGCGGATGTCCCTCCTTCAGGGGCAAAAAACTCGCCGATAGTCTTGTACGTCTGTTTATGCTTTTCAACAGCCCAACGGAAAAAGGCCCCAAATACGATTGAATGCAGGTGTCGGCGGATAATTTTCTCGTTCGTGAGTACTGTAACGGGTGGTTTGATCTCTCCTTTCACCATGCTTTTTGGATGGTTGTAATAGTTCAAGTCGTGAGAGCGCCGTTGAGCAAAGGTCAGAGCAAAAGCAGCTGAATCTGTGCGGCGTCCAGCACGCCCGGCGCGTTGCACATAGTTCGCTGTAGTGGGCGGTACATTGCGCATAACAACGGCTTGCAAATCGCCCACATCCACCCCCAATTCAAATGTAGTGGAACAACTGAGGGCATTGATTTCCCCACGAATAAACCTGTTCTGCACATCTGCTGCGGCCTGCGGAGTCCATTGGGCAGTGTGTTCCTCTGCGCGCATGGGAATAGGATCACCATGCAGGTAAATATCGCGGTACAGGTTCATATCCAGAATATCTTTATGCTGATCAAGGGGTTCAAGAGAACCGCTGCAACTGTATGTAGTACAAATACTGCCCAAAGAAATTGGCGAAATATTATGACAGCGATTACAAATATACCAACCCCTTACGTCTCCGTCTATCGAAGGAATGACTTCCCACATCTTGTGGGCAATCTGATACAGGTAGCCGTGCCCTCGATGGGATTCGCGCGGTAAGTGAGTTTCCCAGGGGCTTCCAGGGCCAGAAAGGTAAAGCCATATTTCACGCAGGGTTCTCAAAGCCAGTGTCTGGATTTCGCGTACCGGCATTTCCTGTCGAGCCAGATACCGCTTGAGTAAGTCCAGACGGGCGTTGCTATGCTGCTCAGCAGGCATCCATCCAAATATTCCTTTCTTTGGATGGCTTTCGGATTCACGAAAATAAAAAGCCTTCTGGCGGGGAGCGAAAGCGTCATCTTGCACCAGGTCCACTTTTTCTCGTAACAGATAAGTGATTGCGCCTTGACGCCGCAAAGTATTCAGCAATAGGGTGATCAAGTCAAAGGCTTGGTCTGAGGTGAGGTTCCAGGGAGCGGCGGTTAAGAGATCAGGGGGAGACCAGTTTCGGGGGTGAACGAGTCGGAAGCGAAGCAATCCCAGCCCTTCCAAGCTGATACGCTGATCTAGGGGAGAAAATTCTTGCATCAGCCAGATGGCGATGGTGCGTTCACGCTCATCCCGGCTTTGTTCTTGGTCAAAAACACCGGTCTGGACAGCCTGATTTAGCACTCGGGGCAGCAAATCTCTCAGCCGTAGGTCGCCGCGGGCGGTATCCGGAGATTCCAGAACGGTTTTCATAATTAACCGGCGGCGCATATTTCGCTGATGAACGCGTTCAAAATAGGGAGCAAAAAAAGCGGCCTTTTGCCGACTGTCCGTGAAATTCAAGAGTTTGCGACCTTCACCAGGATATCTGGCAGATTCATCATCTTTTGCTGGTGGCAAGCACTGATATAAAGCACTCGCCAGGACACTCACCGGTGCGTCTTGCCCCGTCAGGAAACGGTACACCACTCCTCCGCTGGAACGTGTAGAGCAACTTACGCACCGGCGCAAAGTGCGTTTTCGCCCAATATCTACTTTACTGAGTTTGATGGGGGCCATTTTGCAGCCACATTTTTGAGCTATAAAAGCCGAGCGTATTTGCCCACACTGTGGGCATAGCAAAAACTCTTCTAGTTCGGTGTCGTCTTGTACACTATCGTCAATTTCCTCGTCCGATGCAACCAATTCATCATCATCTGGAACGGATAGTTCAGTTTCGATCACATAGTACGACATCTGTTTGGCTTGCAAGGAAAGATACACAGCGCTGTTCTGGGTGAGATACGTGCGGCGGTCTTCGATCTTGAAGTGTTCGCCAGGGGCTTCGTTTAGGTTCTCGCCATACTCTTCGTCTCCGATCAGGTAAGCAGTGCCGCAGCGGGTGCAGTTCGCAAGTTCGAAGACACGGCTCTTGCACTCAGGGCAGAATTTGTGACGGTGCAAAAATAGGCTGGGAGTGTTCTCTGAATGTGCTGCACGATTCAAGCAGACAAAGGCACCTTCCAGAGCGCGGGCAAAAACATGATAGCGCGCCGGTAGCAGGGGCATATCGTTTTTGTTAGGACGCGCCAGGATTGCCAGCGCCACTAGATCAATCAGTGCCTGCTCAGAATCATCCGCGTCAGGGAATATCTCTGGGGAAATTTCTTTCAGGAACTCGGGATTGCTCTGTAACTTCCCTTGGATATGACGGATATTTTCGTCTCCGCGTAGCAAGCGGTACAAAAAGCGCGCCATAGCCCGGTTGGGATCCTGGCGAGCGGATTGCGCAGCTTCCTCAACGACATCTCTAGGAATTTTATGGGATAACGCGATCTTGGTAAGACGAGCCAACAATGCTTGTGGCAAGAGATCGCTTTCTCTATTCTGTTGGTTCTCAGCCAGTTTGTGCAATCCGCGGTAAAGAGCGGGGGAGCCATTGCCCCAAGTGTCCCCCAAAGTTCCTGCGTCCACGCGTACTGCTTCAACCACATCTTGCCGGGTGGGATCATCCTCCACCCACTCAAAAGAGTGGCTAAATAAATTGCTGGCAAAATCAACCACGGCAGGGAAGTCATCTTTGCCGCCTCCTAGGGTGGCGCTGGTAGCGACAACCTGTAACCGCCCCAGCTCGCTTTGCACAACCCGATCCTGCACGCGCCGTAGCAGCATGGCAATTTCAGTTGCATTGGCGCCATTATAGACATGAGCTTCATCCAAAACGATGAATTTCCAATGCTGACCGGTGGCGCCGTCAAACAATTTAGAGTCCTTGGGACGCAGGAGCAAGTATTCGAGCATGGCGTAGTTCGTCAGCAAAATATGGGGCGGGGTTTCCTGCATCTCTGCACGGCTGAGAAGTTCATTTTTTACACGCGGCTCACCAGGAT
This genomic stretch from Chloroflexota bacterium harbors:
- a CDS encoding DEAD/DEAH box helicase, which encodes MPLHPLKTTIHIRNNYIKYLKTIKPFQDEWLRKEFARAIKEPEMLVKGPLVEISPPFETEVGIRGLVEEGVLSPLFQQLCTLDHLPYERPLYQHQITAVRKLVSGRNVVVSTGTGSGKTETFLLPILNYLLREKEQGTLDKPGVRALLLYPMNALANDQVKRLRGLLAKYPHITFGRYVGETKHTKGKAEDYFEKNYPGEPRVKNELLSRAEMQETPPHILLTNYAMLEYLLLRPKDSKLFDGATGQHWKFIVLDEAHVYNGANATEIAMLLRRVQDRVVQSELGRLQVVATSATLGGGKDDFPAVVDFASNLFSHSFEWVEDDPTRQDVVEAVRVDAGTLGDTWGNGSPALYRGLHKLAENQQNRESDLLPQALLARLTKIALSHKIPRDVVEEAAQSARQDPNRAMARFLYRLLRGDENIRHIQGKLQSNPEFLKEISPEIFPDADDSEQALIDLVALAILARPNKNDMPLLPARYHVFARALEGAFVCLNRAAHSENTPSLFLHRHKFCPECKSRVFELANCTRCGTAYLIGDEEYGENLNEAPGEHFKIEDRRTYLTQNSAVYLSLQAKQMSYYVIETELSVPDDDELVASDEEIDDSVQDDTELEEFLLCPQCGQIRSAFIAQKCGCKMAPIKLSKVDIGRKRTLRRCVSCSTRSSGGVVYRFLTGQDAPVSVLASALYQCLPPAKDDESARYPGEGRKLLNFTDSRQKAAFFAPYFERVHQRNMRRRLIMKTVLESPDTARGDLRLRDLLPRVLNQAVQTGVFDQEQSRDERERTIAIWLMQEFSPLDQRISLEGLGLLRFRLVHPRNWSPPDLLTAAPWNLTSDQAFDLITLLLNTLRRQGAITYLLREKVDLVQDDAFAPRQKAFYFRESESHPKKGIFGWMPAEQHSNARLDLLKRYLARQEMPVREIQTLALRTLREIWLYLSGPGSPWETHLPRESHRGHGYLYQIAHKMWEVIPSIDGDVRGWYICNRCHNISPISLGSICTTYSCSGSLEPLDQHKDILDMNLYRDIYLHGDPIPMRAEEHTAQWTPQAAADVQNRFIRGEINALSCSTTFELGVDVGDLQAVVMRNVPPTTANYVQRAGRAGRRTDSAAFALTFAQRRSHDLNYYNHPKSMVKGEIKPPVTVLTNEKIIRRHLHSIVFGAFFRWAVEKHKQTYKTIGEFFAPEGGTSAPELLAEFLETKPPTLQQALQRVVPKDLHKIIGIDVWLWKSALFNADEKGTLDKARLTLTSELEEFAQLEDEAAGKRKYKQAGYFASVQKQIRGRQLIGFLATYNVLPKYGFPTDVVELKTDHLTIRNANRIELNRDLRMAISEFAPGSEVVAAKVVWRSQGIRKLPNRAWEPFKYVVCGECHRFHYAISEPPTLCQGCGNLLSDHPEMRGNFIVPEHGFIAGNKTRSPGETPPERIYASRVFFADYRLPDSDELIDESEELDQRVSSSNVQVYKRYSRHGWLAVVNNGWGRGFRICGFCGYAEPIPLTSTRMKGTHNNPLNGESCKGAFHTYHLGHRFMTDVLELRTTLPASGKTHTYSLLYALLDGASEALGISRNDIEGTVYPRGQSPSLVLYDNVPGGAGHVLRIYENLRPAFEAAHNRLDQCECGEETSCYNCLRNYRNQYFHDELQRGSALRSLRILLGEH